Proteins from one Deinococcus sp. AB2017081 genomic window:
- a CDS encoding FecCD family ABC transporter permease yields the protein MITPGPAFPTARAVTLGVLLAAATLALAVLALGIGAVRTPPGDVVQVILGRGDDLTRQLVIDLRAPRIVVAVLAGAMFAASGAVLQGVIRNPLASPDLIGVGAGAGLAATVFLLAWPGSPPGGLPWAALVGAWAGFGLVLLLSREWSGPRANALHPVRLALVGVAVAAALGAVQQLVLVRAPDGLGAALSFLTGSVYGADSARAARLVPWALVLLPAALLLSRTLDVLNLGEDLATSLGSRVNVARLLSLTVAVALAGAAVTGAGILGFVGLLAPHLARRLVGGRHARLLPISMLVGALLVLAADTLGRALLPPLEVPAGLFTTLVGAPYFLFLLRRTA from the coding sequence ATGATCACGCCCGGCCCGGCCTTCCCGACCGCCCGCGCCGTCACGCTGGGCGTGCTGCTGGCCGCCGCGACCCTGGCGCTCGCGGTGCTGGCCCTGGGCATCGGCGCGGTCAGGACGCCGCCGGGCGATGTCGTGCAGGTCATCCTGGGCCGGGGGGACGACCTGACGCGGCAGCTGGTCATCGACCTGCGTGCCCCCCGGATCGTCGTGGCTGTCCTGGCAGGGGCGATGTTCGCCGCGTCGGGGGCGGTGCTCCAGGGCGTGATCCGCAATCCGCTGGCCTCGCCGGATCTGATCGGCGTGGGGGCGGGCGCGGGACTGGCCGCCACCGTGTTCCTGCTGGCATGGCCGGGGTCGCCCCCCGGTGGGCTGCCGTGGGCTGCGCTGGTCGGCGCGTGGGCCGGCTTTGGGCTGGTGCTGCTGCTGTCGCGCGAGTGGAGTGGGCCGCGTGCGAACGCGCTGCATCCGGTGCGTCTGGCACTGGTGGGGGTGGCGGTGGCCGCCGCGCTGGGGGCCGTGCAGCAGCTCGTGCTGGTGCGGGCCCCCGACGGTCTGGGCGCCGCCCTGAGCTTCCTGACCGGCAGCGTGTACGGCGCCGACAGTGCCCGCGCCGCTCGCCTCGTGCCGTGGGCGCTGGTGCTGCTGCCCGCCGCCCTGCTGCTGTCCCGCACGCTGGACGTGCTGAACCTGGGAGAAGACCTGGCGACCAGTCTGGGGTCACGGGTGAATGTGGCCCGGCTGCTCAGCCTGACGGTCGCGGTTGCCCTGGCGGGAGCCGCCGTCACGGGCGCGGGCATCCTGGGCTTCGTGGGCCTGCTCGCGCCGCACCTGGCGCGGCGACTGGTGGGGGGGCGGCACGCGCGGCTGCTGCCCATCAGCATGCTCGTGGGGGCGCTGCTGGTGCTGGCCGCCGATACCCTGGGCCGCGCCCTGCTGCCGCCGCTGGAGGTGCCCGCCGGCCTGTTCACCACCCTGGTCGGTGCGCCGTATTTCCTGTTCCTGCTGAGACGGACGGCGTGA
- a CDS encoding ABC transporter ATP-binding protein, with product MTDPDSTTTPLATTGLTLGYGKSIVVPNLDLRLPGGKVTSIIGPNGCGKSTLLRALARLLPTSGGHIDLYGQALHTLPSREVARRLAILPQGPTAPEGLSVEDLVWFGRHPHQGRFPVRREDDRQAVHWALDQTGMRVFAGRPLDALSGGQRQRAWIAMSLAQQTDILLLDEPTTYLDQSHQLEVLQLARRLNHDQGKTVVMVLHDLNQAVRYSDEIIAMHGGEVYAQGPAEDVLTHDLLRDVFHLKGHILSDPDTGRPHVIPYALTR from the coding sequence ATGACCGATCCCGATTCCACCACCACGCCCCTGGCGACCACCGGCCTCACCCTCGGGTACGGCAAGAGCATCGTCGTCCCGAACCTCGACCTGCGGCTGCCCGGCGGGAAGGTCACCAGCATCATCGGGCCGAACGGCTGTGGCAAGAGCACCCTGCTGCGGGCGCTGGCGCGGCTGCTGCCCACCAGCGGCGGCCACATCGACCTGTACGGCCAGGCGCTGCACACCCTGCCCAGCCGCGAGGTCGCCCGCCGCCTGGCCATCCTGCCCCAGGGACCGACTGCCCCTGAGGGCCTGAGCGTGGAAGACCTCGTGTGGTTCGGCCGCCACCCCCACCAGGGCCGCTTTCCCGTGCGCCGCGAGGACGACCGGCAGGCGGTGCACTGGGCGCTCGACCAGACCGGCATGCGCGTCTTTGCCGGCCGGCCCCTCGACGCTCTGAGCGGCGGCCAGCGCCAGCGGGCGTGGATCGCCATGAGCCTGGCCCAGCAGACCGACATCCTGCTGCTCGACGAGCCGACCACCTACCTCGACCAGTCGCACCAGCTGGAAGTGCTGCAGCTGGCCCGCCGCCTGAACCACGACCAGGGCAAGACGGTCGTCATGGTGCTCCACGACCTCAACCAGGCCGTCCGCTACTCCGACGAGATCATCGCCATGCACGGCGGCGAGGTCTACGCCCAGGGGCCAGCCGAGGACGTCCTGACCCACGACCTGCTGCGCG